Proteins from a genomic interval of Herpetosiphon gulosus:
- a CDS encoding IS3 family transposase (programmed frameshift), translating into MASKKSTPDQSTHDPEVRPKAARTHWSARDRLRILAAADACAPGELGALMRREGIYSSHLARWRRQRAEGELAALTPKRKAAPTPEAQRQTAELARLRRENQRLQAKLSQAEVIIDVQKKPCNPVGDHAPSAADRRTGLITAVAELAPTVGIAAACRALGVPRSAVYRTAHPAPTAAPRRRPARALTPDEVAHVRTVLNSDRFADCTPRQIYATLLDEGTYLCHWRTMYRILAAHREVRERRNQLRHPTYAAPELLATGPNQLWSWDITKFKGPTTWSYFYAYVILDVFSRCIVGWMVMERESAALAEQCIAETYHREGIQPNQLTLHADNGSAMTAKPVAQLLADLGVTKTHSRPHVSNDNPYSEAQFKTTKYRPDFPDRFGSLIDARAWMRVFVQWYNHDHCHSGIGLLPPAVVHRGQATAMTTARQQVLATAYAAHPERFVRGTPRPPRVPEAVWINRPVGPVDPSIAAVLRE; encoded by the exons ATGGCCAGCAAAAAATCAACGCCCGACCAATCGACCCATGACCCCGAAGTGCGACCCAAAGCCGCCCGCACCCACTGGAGTGCCCGCGACCGCCTGCGCATTCTGGCCGCTGCCGATGCCTGCGCCCCCGGCGAACTTGGTGCCTTGATGCGCCGTGAGGGGATTTACTCCTCGCACCTCGCCCGCTGGCGACGACAACGCGCCGAGGGCGAACTGGCCGCACTCACCCCCAAACGCAAAGCCGCACCCACGCCCGAAGCCCAGCGCCAGACCGCCGAACTGGCTCGCCTCCGCCGCGAAAACCAGCGGCTCCAGGCCAAACTGTCCCAAGCCGAGGTGATCATTGATGTCCAAAAAAAGC CTTGCAACCCTGTTGGGGATCACGCTCCCAGCGCCGCCGACCGACGCACAGGATTAATCACGGCGGTGGCTGAGCTGGCTCCCACGGTGGGCATTGCGGCTGCCTGTCGGGCACTCGGTGTCCCGCGCAGCGCCGTCTATCGTACCGCCCATCCCGCTCCTACGGCGGCTCCGCGTCGTCGGCCCGCCCGTGCGCTCACGCCCGATGAGGTCGCCCACGTTCGCACGGTGCTCAACAGTGATCGCTTTGCCGACTGCACGCCACGCCAGATCTACGCGACCTTGCTCGACGAGGGAACCTATCTGTGCCATTGGCGCACGATGTACCGCATTTTGGCCGCCCATCGCGAAGTTCGTGAACGCCGCAACCAACTGCGCCACCCGACCTATGCCGCGCCGGAATTGTTGGCCACGGGGCCAAACCAGCTCTGGAGTTGGGATATCACCAAGTTCAAAGGCCCAACTACCTGGTCATACTTCTATGCGTATGTGATTCTGGATGTGTTCAGCCGCTGCATTGTGGGCTGGATGGTGATGGAGCGCGAATCGGCGGCCTTGGCCGAGCAGTGTATTGCCGAAACCTATCATCGCGAGGGGATTCAGCCGAACCAACTCACGCTGCATGCCGACAATGGTAGTGCCATGACCGCCAAGCCCGTGGCCCAGTTATTGGCCGATTTGGGCGTGACCAAAACCCATAGCCGTCCGCATGTCTCGAACGATAATCCCTACTCGGAAGCGCAGTTCAAGACCACCAAATATCGGCCTGATTTTCCGGATCGGTTTGGCAGTCTCATCGATGCGCGGGCGTGGATGCGGGTGTTTGTGCAGTGGTACAACCACGACCATTGCCACAGTGGGATTGGCTTGCTGCCGCCAGCCGTGGTGCATCGTGGCCAGGCCACCGCCATGACGACGGCGCGGCAGCAGGTGCTGGCGACGGCCTATGCGGCCCACCCCGAACGTTTTGTGCGGGGAACACCGCGCCCACCACGTGTGCCGGAAGCCGTGTGGATTAACCGTCCAGTCGGGCCAGTTGATCCGTCGATCGCGGCAGTATTGCGTGAATAA